Sequence from the Lysobacter solisilvae genome:
TGCCGTTATTGACAAGAATCAGTAATCCGAGATGTCCTGATCTATCTAATAGGCGACGAGTGGATTTTATCTGTTCATCGGCGGAACGAATGACTCGGCTGATCGGAACAGCATAGAGGTCCGCAATTTCTCGCGTGAACTCCTCCGGCAAGCCTTCGGTCGAAAGGCGAACAGTCCCAAATGCTTGATGGGAAAGCTTTCCCTCTGATCGATATCGCTCATAGATGGCCGTACACTTTTCCATGAAACGATCGGACGCAATCTGATCGACTTCCAACTCCTTCAACTCGGCAATGACAGAGTGCCGATCAAACAAGAAGTCTGCGTTCTTTTCCGCAGTTTTTCCCAAGATAGAGTCGATACGGACGCCAGAAATTCTCTTGATGGCCCGTGAAAGCTCGGCCTCGACACTGACCATTAGACGTGGCAATCGCCCGGCGTTCTTAGGCATCCCCTCGCGCACATCACCGGGAAAGCCCGAGCCTTCATTAACAATTGCGCCATGACAATGCTTGTAACGACGACCGCTGCCACAGGAGCATGGAGCATTGCGCGGCTGGCTTTCAATCATGTCGGTCTCCCTTGGCCACCGAGCAAAGAGAAAGGGCTAGGTTCATTGCTGACCTAGCCCTTGCATTTCACCGCCGCTTTGCTTGTTCTAGCCGCACTTGCTGTACCCGCAGTTCAAGCAAGTCGCACACCCATCCATGATCACCACAGCCTTCGCTGAGCACTTGTGGCACATGGTCGCGCTGGGCGGGAAGGACGCGCCTTCGCCGGTGACTTCGATGACTTCCTCGGTGCGGGCGTCGGCGTCGGCGCTGATGGCGGACGCCGCGAGGCTTACGTCAGAGTTTTTTTTTGAGCGGTCTTCGTAGGCCTTGCGCTTCTCGGCGATGAGGGCGCGGTGGGCGTCGCTCATTTCCGGGTCGTGCATCAGGCCGATGGACTTCAGGTGCTCCTCGACCACGGCGCCGATCTCGGCGACCAGGGAGGGCATGTACACGCCGCCGGCCTTGAAGTAGCCGCCGCGGGGGTCGAACACGGCGCGCATCTCGTCGACCAGGAAGGTGACGTCGCCGCCCTTGCGGAACACGGCGGACATGATGCGGGTCAGGGCCACGATCCACTGGAAGTGGTCCATGTTCTTGGAGTTGATGAACACCTCGAACGGGCGGCGCAGCTCGTGCTCGGTGCCGGGGTTCAGCACGATGTCGTTGATCGTCACGTACATGGCGTGCTCGACCAGCGGCGTCTTGATCTTGTAGGTGGAGCCGATGAGCACTTCGGGGCGCTCGACGCGCTCGTGCATCTGGATGACGTCGGCCATCTTGGGCAGCTCGGCCTCGGCGGCGGCGCGGCTGACGGACTCGGCCTTCAGTGCGGCGGCGGCCTTGTCGTCGGCGCTGACCACGCTGTAGCCCTTGATTTTCTTGTCGATCTTGACGGTCATCGCTCGGTCCTGTGTCGTGCGGGCAGCAGTGCTTAGGTGCGCAAGTGGTTCAGTGCGGTCGCCGCGCCCGCGCGGGCGCGGCGACCAATCGGGGCTTTCTGTTCTGTTTACTGCGTGACTGGTTACTGCGTGGTGCGGTGCTGCTTAACGTGCGGCCTTTTTCGCGACCTTCCTCGCCGGGCGCTTGGCCGTCTTCTTGGCGGCCTTCCTGGCCGGCGCCTTCCTGGCGGTCTTCTTCACGGCCTTCCGGGCCGTCGCCTTCTTGGCCGTAGCCTTGCGGGCGGTCTTCCTGGCGGCCTTCTTCGCCGGCCGCTTGGCCGTCGACTTCTTCGCTGCCTTCTTCGTGGCCTTCTTGGCGGCCGACTTGCGGGCCGTCTTCTTGGCTGCCTTCTTGGCCGTCTTCTTGGCCGTCTTGGTCACCTTGCGGGCGGTCTTCTTGGCCGCCTTCTTCACCGCGGCGCCCTTGCGGGTGGCCTTCTTGGCGGCCTTCTTGGCAGCCTTCTTCGCGGTCTTCTTCTTGCCGGCGACCTTCGCCGTCAGGGCGGCGGCCTCCTTCTTGGCCGCGGCGGAGGCCGAGGCGAGCTTCTTCTTCGCGGTGCCGACCGCCTTGGTGGCGGCCTTGCGTGCCTTGGTGGCCGTCTTCTTGACCGACTTGACGGCGTCGTCAGCGCCCTTGGCGATGGCGGTGCCCACGTTGGACGCGGTTTCCTTGACGCTGTCGGCGGCCTGGGAAATGGTCGCCGTAACTGAGTTCCCGTTGCTCATATGCCCTCCTTCGGGGCCTGTTCTGTGGTGCTGGTGGCAGG
This genomic interval carries:
- a CDS encoding YecA family protein — encoded protein: MIESQPRNAPCSCGSGRRYKHCHGAIVNEGSGFPGDVREGMPKNAGRLPRLMVSVEAELSRAIKRISGVRIDSILGKTAEKNADFLFDRHSVIAELKELEVDQIASDRFMEKCTAIYERYRSEGKLSHQAFGTVRLSTEGLPEEFTREIADLYAVPISRVIRSADEQIKSTRRLLDRSGHLGLLILVNNGNTALDPKHVIWSLGRHLGGAEFPNINSVVFFTVNMPVESDEVELLGEMDLHVWYSAGRREFDRVEEHFLELLRKSWFSHLASLGAPVAELPGAMDQLRSLRNSRKPSE
- a CDS encoding TSCPD domain-containing protein, producing the protein MTVKIDKKIKGYSVVSADDKAAAALKAESVSRAAAEAELPKMADVIQMHERVERPEVLIGSTYKIKTPLVEHAMYVTINDIVLNPGTEHELRRPFEVFINSKNMDHFQWIVALTRIMSAVFRKGGDVTFLVDEMRAVFDPRGGYFKAGGVYMPSLVAEIGAVVEEHLKSIGLMHDPEMSDAHRALIAEKRKAYEDRSKKNSDVSLAASAISADADARTEEVIEVTGEGASFPPSATMCHKCSAKAVVIMDGCATCLNCGYSKCG